In the Hordeum vulgare subsp. vulgare chromosome 7H, MorexV3_pseudomolecules_assembly, whole genome shotgun sequence genome, one interval contains:
- the LOC123409604 gene encoding heat stress transcription factor C-2a-like codes for MQNNGGEQIRRGGAKYLQPREREQQGHLISQSHSSTRRSLPNQRAATSKHLLFSGAAPFVAKTYGMVDDRATDAVVAWGPAGNSFVAADSFAFSKMLLPPHFKPANFSRFVRQLNTYGFRKVDPDRWEFAHASFLRGQTHILRHIVRHQSNTKHGKGDIEDDDEDKSSSSEMLAMEVARLRNEQRATEERVAAMWRQVQEAKRRPKQMLAFVLRVVGDPDVLHRLVDSSGSGPGEGAEVKRPRLLLDSDGAGDDGLSYHRSGNNQRPEAALVPEPSVDLYFAGGNGFSDV; via the exons ATGCAGAACAACGGCGGCGAGCAGATAAGGCGCggtggagcgaagtacttgcag ccgagagagagagagcaacagGGACATCTCATCTCCCAGTCGCACTCATCCACTCGCCGCTCGCTCCCCAACCAgcgagcagcaacaagcaagcatCTTCTCTTCTCTGGTGCGGCGCCGTTCGTGGCCAAGACGTATGGGATGGTGGACGACCGGGCCACCGACGCCGTCGTCGCATGGGGGCCGGCCGGCAACAGCTTCGTCGCCGCTGACTCATTCGCCTTCTCaaagatgctgctgccgccgcacTTCAAGCCCGCCAACTTCTCCCGCTTCGTCCGGCAGCTCAACACCTACGGCTTCCGCAAGGTTGACCCGGACCGCTGGGAGTTCGCGCACGCCTCCTTCCTCCGCGGCCAGACGCACATCCTCCGCCACATCGTGCGCCACCAGAGCAACACCAAGCACGGCAAGGGCGACattgaggacgacgacgaggacaagagCAGCAGCAGCGAGATGCTGGCGATGGAGGTGGCCCGGCTGAGGAACgagcagagggccacggaggagcgTGTGGCGGCCATGTGGCGCCAGGTGCAGGAGGCGAAGCGCCGGCCCAAGCAGATGCTCGCCTTCGTCCTCAGGGTCGTCGGTGACCCCGACGTGCTGCACCGCCTCGTGGACAGCTCGGGCAGCGGCCCGGGCGAGGGCGCGGAGGTCAAGAGGCCGCGGCTGCTCCTCGACAGCGACGGCGCGGGGGACGACGGGCTGTCGTACCACCGCAGCGGCAACAACCAGCGCCCGGAGGCGGCCTTGGTGCCGGAGCCGAGCGTGGACCTGTACTTCGCCGGTGGCAACGGGTTCAGCGATGTGTAG